The following are encoded in a window of Oncorhynchus mykiss isolate Arlee chromosome Y, USDA_OmykA_1.1, whole genome shotgun sequence genomic DNA:
- the LOC110509550 gene encoding 2-oxoglutarate dehydrogenase, mitochondrial isoform X4, whose protein sequence is MAAIDPGPPPSDIITSNDKLDLSGYKERLYDLTAEEFYGLDESDLDKVFRLPTTTFIGGSESTLPLREIIQRLEMAYCQSIGVEFMFINDLEQCQWIRQKFERPGIMQFTLEEKRTLLARMVRSTRFEEFLQRKWSSEKRFGLEGCESLIPALKTIIDKSSMNGVESIIMGMPHRGRLNVLANVIRKELDQIFCQFDSKLEAADEGSGDVKYHLGMWHRRINRVTDRNITLSLMANPSHLEAVDPVVQGKTKAEQFYCGDTEGNRVMSILLHGDAAFAGQGVVYETFHLSDLPSYTTHGTIHVVVNNQIGFTTDPRVARSSSYPTDVAKVVNAPIFHVNADDPEAVMYVCNVAAEWRATFHKDVVVDLVCYRRNGHNEMDEPMFTQPLMYKQIKKQKGVLQKYAEKLIAEGAVTRQEYEEEIAKYDKICEEAHARSKDEKILHIKHWLDSPWPGFFNMDGQPKSMTSPSTGLTEEELGHIGHIASSVPVEDFTIHGGLSRILKGRAAMVGQRVCDWALGEYMAFGSLLKEGTHIRLSGQDVERGTFSHRHHVLHDQNVDKRICIPMNHIAPNQAPYTVCNSSLSEYGVLGFELGFAMASPNALVLWEAQFGDFHNTAQCIIDQFICPGQAKWVRQNGIVLLLPHGMEGMGPEHSSARPERFLQMCNEDPDAYPKFSAEEFAVRQLYDCNWIIVNCSTPANYFHVLRRQILQPFRKPLIVFTPKSLLRHPDAKSNFDDMLPGTHFQRLIPDSGPVCEKPDGVKRIVFCTGKVYYELTRERKNRGMDNTVAIARIEQLSPFPFDQVKVETDRYPNADLVWCQEEHKNQGYYDYVKPRLRTTVDRTRPVWYAGRGPAAAPATGNKAAHLVELQRFLDTAFNLDAFTGQS, encoded by the exons ACCTCTCTGGGTATAAAGAGCGCCTGTATGATCTTACTGCTGAAG AGTTCTATGGTCTGGATGAGTCCGACCTGGACAAGGTGTTCCGGCTTCCCACCACAACCTTTATAGGGGGCAGCGAGAGCACTCTGCCCCTCCGAGAGATCATACAGCGCCTCGAG atgGCGTACTGTCAGTCCATTGGTGTAGAGTTCATGTTCATTAATGACCTGGAGCAGTGCCAGTGGATCAGACAGAAGTTTGAGAGGCCAGGCATCATGCAGTTCACCCTGGAGGAGAAGAGGACCCTGCTAGCCAGAATGGTTCGATCCACCAG GTTTGAGGAGTTCCTGCAGAGGAAATGGTCATCAGAGAAGCGTTTTGGCCTGGAGGGCTGTGAGTCTCTCATCCCGGCCCTGAAGACCATCATCGACAAGTCCAGCATGAACGGAGTGGAGAGCATCATCATGGGCATGCCTCACAG GGGGAGATTGAATGTGTTGGCTAATGTGATCCGTAAGGAGCTGGATCAGATCTTCTGTCAGTTTGACTCCAAGCTTGAGGCTGCTGATGAG gGTTCTGGAGATGTGAAGTACCACTTGGGGATGTGGCACCGGAGGATCAACCGGGTCACTGATAGGAACATCACACTGTCACTCATGGCTAACCCTTCCCACCTGGAGGCTGTGGACCCCGTGGTGCAGGGCAAGACCAAGGCTGAGCAGTTCTACTGCGGGGACACAGAAGGCAACAgg GTAATGTCCATCCTGCTCCATGGTGATGCAGCGTTTGCAGGCCAGGGGGTTGTCTATGAGACCTTCCACCTCTCTGACCTGCCCTCCTACACCACACATGGCACTATTCATGTGGTGGTCAACAACCAG aTTGGTTTCACCACCGACCCCAGGGTGGCGAGGTCATCCTCTTACCCTACAGATGTGGCCAAGGTGGTCAACGCCCCCATCTTCCATGTCAACGCTGACGACCCCGAGGCTGTCATGTACGTGTGTAATGTCGCCGCCGAGTGGAGGGCAACCTTTCACAAGGACGTAGTCGTCGACCTG gtgtGTTACAGGCGTAACGGCCACAATGAGATGGACGAACCCATGTTCACCCAGCCTCTGATGTACAAGCAGATCAAGAAGCAGAAAGGAGTCCTACAGAAATACGCTGAGAAACTCATAGCAGAGGGAGCTGTCACCAGACAGGAGTATGAG GAGGAGATTGCCAAGTATGACAAGATCTGCGAAGAGGCTCACGCTCGCTCCAAAGACGAGAAGATTCTACACATCAAACACTGGCTAGACTCACCCTGGCccg gttTCTTCAACATGGATGGCCAGCCCAAGAGTATGACCAGTCCGTCTACAGGCCTGACTGAGGAGGAGCTGGGACACATAGGACACATTGCTTCATCTGTCCCTGTGGAAGACTTCACTATACATGGAG gtctgaGTCGTATACTAAAGGGTCGTGCGGCGATGGTGGGCCAGCGTGTGTGTGACTGGGCTCTAGGAGAGTACATGGCCTTTGGCTCACTGCTCAAGGAGGGAACACACATACGTCTCAGCGGACAGGACGTGGAGAGAGGAACCTTCAG TCACAGACACCATGTTCTCCATGACCAGAATGTAGATAAGAGGATCTGTATTCCCATGAACCACATCGCTCCTAACCAGGCTCCATACACTGTCTGTAACAGCTCTCTGTCAGAGTACGGAGTATTGG GTTTCGAACTGGGTTTTGCCATGGCTAGTCCCAATGCTCTGGTTCTGTGGGAGGCCCAGTTTGGGGACTTCCACAATACAGCCCAGTGTATCATAGACCAGTTCATCTGCCCAGGACAGGCCAAGTGGGTCAGACAGAACGGAATAGTCCTACTGCTACCCCATGGCATGGAAGGAATG GGTCCAGAGCACTCGTCGGCCCGACCAGAGAGGTTCCTGCAGATGTGTAATGAAGACCCGGATGCATaccct AAATTCTCTGCTGAGGAGTTTGCTGTGCGTCAGCTGTATGACTGTAACTGGATCATAGTCAACTGCTCTACACCGGCTAACTACTTCCACGTCCTCCGCAGACAAATACTACAGCCCTTCAGGAAGCCT CTGATAGTCTTCACCCCCAAGTCTCTGCTGCGCCACCCTGACGCCAAGTCCAACTTTGACGACATGCTGCcag gtacCCACTTCCAGCGTCTGATCCCAGACAGTGGTCCTGTGTGTGAGAAGCCAGATGGGGTGAAGAGAATTGTGTTCTGTACTGGGAAGGTCTACTATGAACTGACCCGAGAACGCAAGAACAGAGGCATGGATAATACTGTGGCCATTGCACGCATAGAGCAG ctctctcccttcccGTTTGACCAGGTGAAGGTGGAGACAGATCGTTATCCCAACGCTGACCTGGTGTGGTGCCAGGAAGAGCACAAGAACCAGGGTTACTATGACTACGTCAAACCCCGCCTCCGCACCACCGTTGACCGCACCCGGCCCGTTTG gtatgcTGGTCGTGGGCCAGCAGCAGCTCCAGCTACAGGGAACAAAGCAGCTCACCTGGTGGAGTTACAACGCTTCCTAGATACAGCTTTTAACCTGGACGCATTCACTGGGCAGTCCTAA
- the LOC110509550 gene encoding 2-oxoglutarate dehydrogenase, mitochondrial isoform X5 — translation MAAIDPGPPPSDIITSNDKLEFYGLDESDLDKVFRLPTTTFIGGSESTLPLREIIQRLEMAYCQSIGVEFMFINDLEQCQWIRQKFERPGIMQFTLEEKRTLLARMVRSTRFEEFLQRKWSSEKRFGLEGCESLIPALKTIIDKSSMNGVESIIMGMPHRGRLNVLANVIRKELDQIFCQFDSKLEAADEGSGDVKYHLGMWHRRINRVTDRNITLSLMANPSHLEAVDPVVQGKTKAEQFYCGDTEGNRVMSILLHGDAAFAGQGVVYETFHLSDLPSYTTHGTIHVVVNNQIGFTTDPRVARSSSYPTDVAKVVNAPIFHVNADDPEAVMYVCNVAAEWRATFHKDVVVDLVCYRRNGHNEMDEPMFTQPLMYKQIKKQKGVLQKYAEKLIAEGAVTRQEYEEEIAKYDKICEEAHARSKDEKILHIKHWLDSPWPGFFNMDGQPKSMTSPSTGLTEEELGHIGHIASSVPVEDFTIHGGLSRILKGRAAMVGQRVCDWALGEYMAFGSLLKEGTHIRLSGQDVERGTFSHRHHVLHDQNVDKRICIPMNHIAPNQAPYTVCNSSLSEYGVLGFELGFAMASPNALVLWEAQFGDFHNTAQCIIDQFICPGQAKWVRQNGIVLLLPHGMEGMGPEHSSARPERFLQMCNEDPDAYPKFSAEEFAVRQLYDCNWIIVNCSTPANYFHVLRRQILQPFRKPLIVFTPKSLLRHPDAKSNFDDMLPGTHFQRLIPDSGPVCEKPDGVKRIVFCTGKVYYELTRERKNRGMDNTVAIARIEQLSPFPFDQVKVETDRYPNADLVWCQEEHKNQGYYDYVKPRLRTTVDRTRPVWYAGRGPAAAPATGNKAAHLVELQRFLDTAFNLDAFTGQS, via the exons AGTTCTATGGTCTGGATGAGTCCGACCTGGACAAGGTGTTCCGGCTTCCCACCACAACCTTTATAGGGGGCAGCGAGAGCACTCTGCCCCTCCGAGAGATCATACAGCGCCTCGAG atgGCGTACTGTCAGTCCATTGGTGTAGAGTTCATGTTCATTAATGACCTGGAGCAGTGCCAGTGGATCAGACAGAAGTTTGAGAGGCCAGGCATCATGCAGTTCACCCTGGAGGAGAAGAGGACCCTGCTAGCCAGAATGGTTCGATCCACCAG GTTTGAGGAGTTCCTGCAGAGGAAATGGTCATCAGAGAAGCGTTTTGGCCTGGAGGGCTGTGAGTCTCTCATCCCGGCCCTGAAGACCATCATCGACAAGTCCAGCATGAACGGAGTGGAGAGCATCATCATGGGCATGCCTCACAG GGGGAGATTGAATGTGTTGGCTAATGTGATCCGTAAGGAGCTGGATCAGATCTTCTGTCAGTTTGACTCCAAGCTTGAGGCTGCTGATGAG gGTTCTGGAGATGTGAAGTACCACTTGGGGATGTGGCACCGGAGGATCAACCGGGTCACTGATAGGAACATCACACTGTCACTCATGGCTAACCCTTCCCACCTGGAGGCTGTGGACCCCGTGGTGCAGGGCAAGACCAAGGCTGAGCAGTTCTACTGCGGGGACACAGAAGGCAACAgg GTAATGTCCATCCTGCTCCATGGTGATGCAGCGTTTGCAGGCCAGGGGGTTGTCTATGAGACCTTCCACCTCTCTGACCTGCCCTCCTACACCACACATGGCACTATTCATGTGGTGGTCAACAACCAG aTTGGTTTCACCACCGACCCCAGGGTGGCGAGGTCATCCTCTTACCCTACAGATGTGGCCAAGGTGGTCAACGCCCCCATCTTCCATGTCAACGCTGACGACCCCGAGGCTGTCATGTACGTGTGTAATGTCGCCGCCGAGTGGAGGGCAACCTTTCACAAGGACGTAGTCGTCGACCTG gtgtGTTACAGGCGTAACGGCCACAATGAGATGGACGAACCCATGTTCACCCAGCCTCTGATGTACAAGCAGATCAAGAAGCAGAAAGGAGTCCTACAGAAATACGCTGAGAAACTCATAGCAGAGGGAGCTGTCACCAGACAGGAGTATGAG GAGGAGATTGCCAAGTATGACAAGATCTGCGAAGAGGCTCACGCTCGCTCCAAAGACGAGAAGATTCTACACATCAAACACTGGCTAGACTCACCCTGGCccg gttTCTTCAACATGGATGGCCAGCCCAAGAGTATGACCAGTCCGTCTACAGGCCTGACTGAGGAGGAGCTGGGACACATAGGACACATTGCTTCATCTGTCCCTGTGGAAGACTTCACTATACATGGAG gtctgaGTCGTATACTAAAGGGTCGTGCGGCGATGGTGGGCCAGCGTGTGTGTGACTGGGCTCTAGGAGAGTACATGGCCTTTGGCTCACTGCTCAAGGAGGGAACACACATACGTCTCAGCGGACAGGACGTGGAGAGAGGAACCTTCAG TCACAGACACCATGTTCTCCATGACCAGAATGTAGATAAGAGGATCTGTATTCCCATGAACCACATCGCTCCTAACCAGGCTCCATACACTGTCTGTAACAGCTCTCTGTCAGAGTACGGAGTATTGG GTTTCGAACTGGGTTTTGCCATGGCTAGTCCCAATGCTCTGGTTCTGTGGGAGGCCCAGTTTGGGGACTTCCACAATACAGCCCAGTGTATCATAGACCAGTTCATCTGCCCAGGACAGGCCAAGTGGGTCAGACAGAACGGAATAGTCCTACTGCTACCCCATGGCATGGAAGGAATG GGTCCAGAGCACTCGTCGGCCCGACCAGAGAGGTTCCTGCAGATGTGTAATGAAGACCCGGATGCATaccct AAATTCTCTGCTGAGGAGTTTGCTGTGCGTCAGCTGTATGACTGTAACTGGATCATAGTCAACTGCTCTACACCGGCTAACTACTTCCACGTCCTCCGCAGACAAATACTACAGCCCTTCAGGAAGCCT CTGATAGTCTTCACCCCCAAGTCTCTGCTGCGCCACCCTGACGCCAAGTCCAACTTTGACGACATGCTGCcag gtacCCACTTCCAGCGTCTGATCCCAGACAGTGGTCCTGTGTGTGAGAAGCCAGATGGGGTGAAGAGAATTGTGTTCTGTACTGGGAAGGTCTACTATGAACTGACCCGAGAACGCAAGAACAGAGGCATGGATAATACTGTGGCCATTGCACGCATAGAGCAG ctctctcccttcccGTTTGACCAGGTGAAGGTGGAGACAGATCGTTATCCCAACGCTGACCTGGTGTGGTGCCAGGAAGAGCACAAGAACCAGGGTTACTATGACTACGTCAAACCCCGCCTCCGCACCACCGTTGACCGCACCCGGCCCGTTTG gtatgcTGGTCGTGGGCCAGCAGCAGCTCCAGCTACAGGGAACAAAGCAGCTCACCTGGTGGAGTTACAACGCTTCCTAGATACAGCTTTTAACCTGGACGCATTCACTGGGCAGTCCTAA